Proteins from one Bactrocera neohumeralis isolate Rockhampton chromosome 3, APGP_CSIRO_Bneo_wtdbg2-racon-allhic-juicebox.fasta_v2, whole genome shotgun sequence genomic window:
- the LOC126752885 gene encoding 28S ribosomal protein S2, mitochondrial translates to MLQNSLKSGTRIFTYRNVCAIPKRLQQTQTATNTPATEPENIAVIEERILKHPDYFQVHNLFTVRDLFNARVHYGHKEGSLDDRMRPYIYGSRLGHLIFDLDITAAHLRDALNIAAHIAFRDGIILFFNRNALNAHLVEKKAIEAGEFSHTRFWRGGIFTNANVQFGAVTRLPDLCIFLNTQNNILTQHVAVRDSAKMAIPTIGIVDTNCNPNLITYPVPGNDDSPAAVELYCNLFKAAILRGKEKRKELLGETENTNSSKS, encoded by the exons atgttacaaaactCTTTAAAGTCag GTACTCGTATATTTACTTATCGAAATGTTTGTGCCATTCCCAAACgattacaacaaacacaaaccGCTACAAACACTCCCGCAACAGAGCCTGAAAACATTGCTGTAATAGAGGAACGAATATTAAAGCACCCTGATTATTTTCAAGTGCATAATCTGTTCACTGTCCGCGATCTCTTCAATGCTAGAGTTCATTATGGGCACAAAGAGGGGTCATTAGATGATCGTATGCGCCCCTACATATACGGCAGTCGTCTCGGTCACCTTATATTCGATTTAGATATAACTGCTGCACATCTTCGTGATGCTTTAAACATAGCTGCACATATTGCTTTTCGCGATGGTATTATACTATTCTTTAATCGAAATGCTCTCAACGCCCATCTGGTGGAGAAGAAAGCTATAGAGGCCGGTGAATTCTCACATACACGCTTTTGGCGAGGAGGTATTTTTACTAATGCTAATGTACAATTCGGCGCTGTAACGCGTTTGCCTgatttgtgcatttttttgaATACACAAAACAATATATTGACACAGCATGTGGCTGTGCGAGATTCCGCAAAAATGGCAATACCCACTATTGGTATTGTGGACACTAATTGCAATCCCAATCTGATTACCTATCCGGTGCCAGGAAACGATGATTCACCAGCAGCAGTAGAATTATATTGTAACCTATTCAAAGCTGCAATATTACGAggcaaagaaaaaagaaaggaactgcttggagaaaCTGAAAACACTAATAgttcaaaatcttaa
- the LOC126752877 gene encoding uncharacterized protein LOC126752877 produces the protein MALRVTEKDEENLRQQCENASLEDKPEESRKAVLPPIRLGMSFSDWKQLKEAEEESKNNKSSRSAKDRKFAVQQRQNPRNKNWTSESHIQNNQNQERIFSRSQNYNLPNFNAVTPQRNQFENNHARNFHQDPIIPPLVPPLSFDEFLNQDVHWSSGPIMQPLFPPMPHMPRLNQYNDYNKQSEKASNRFFSQNNFSSRTKPKYGDSAVKTNIKPASTKSIQNEQPVIKNTKSEDENFTNVGQDNKRQTIRPQIYIQKPHNSTNKYDKFKSTWIVKPQAPPAMIANTPEEREQKTRLWREYRQAMKPFKNREFKNAKRVVQRLGKKTYEELDEKDRVRLERAVEAVNAHKEMLNARMVERSARIERDVKKSVTDTNNASSENVFNLPGNWHSNNSLNQNIRNTHDPVFSSRQTLSDSFQPGGVLLPGGIVTLPRP, from the coding sequence ATGGCTTTAAGGGTAACTgaaaaagatgaagaaaatttgaGACAGCAATGTGAAAATGCTTCCTTGGAAGATAAACCAGAAGAATCTAGGAAAGCTGTGTTACCACCAATTAGACTGGGCATGTCTTTTAGTGATTGGAAACAATTAAAAGAAGCAGAGGAggaaagtaaaaacaacaaatcatcAAGATCTGCAAAAGATAGAAAATTTGCCGTTCAACAGCGACAAAATCCACGTAATAAAAACTGGACTTCAGAAAGCCATATACAAAATAACCAGAATCAAGAAAGAATTTTTTCTAGAtcgcaaaattataatttgccCAATTTTAATGCAGTAACACCTCAAAGAAACCAGTTTGAAAACAACCATGCACGCAATTTTCATCAAGATCCAATAATACCACCATTGGTGCCACCATTGTCGTTTGACGAGTTCCTTAATCAAGATGTTCACTGGTCATCTGGACCTATAATGCAACCTTTGTTTCCTCCAATGCCACATATGCCCCGCTTAAACCAATACAAtgactacaacaaacaatcggAAAAAGCTAGCAACAGGTTCTTTTcacaaaacaatttttcttctCGAACAAAACCGAAATATGGCGATTCTGctgtaaaaacaaacattaaaCCGGCATCAACCAAATCAATCCAAAATGAGCAACCAGtgataaaaaacacaaaatcggaaGACGAAAACTTTACAAATGTGGGACAAGATAACAAAAGACAAACAATCCGACCccaaatatatattcaaaagcCACATAATTCCACCAATAAGTATGACAAGTTTAAATCCACATGGATAGTGAAGCCTCAAGCTCCACCAGCAATGATCGCTAATACACCGGAGGAACGCGAGCAAAAGACGCGCTTGTGGCGAGAATACCGCCAAGCCATGAAACCATTTAAGAATCGCGAGTTTAAAAACGCTAAAAGAGTAGTACAACGTCTGGGTAAAAAGACGTACGAAGAATTGGACGAAAAGGATCGCGTTCGTTTAGAGCGTGCAGTGGAGGCTGTAAACGCACATAAAGAGATGTTGAATGCTCGTATGGTAGAACGCTCAGCTCGGATAGAACGAGATGTAAAAAAGTCTGTAACTGACACAAACAATGCCTCATcggaaaatgtttttaatctacCTGGAAACTGGCATTCCAACAATtctttaaatcaaaatattcgTAACACACACGATCCCGTTTTCTCATCACGTCAAACTTTGTCGGATAGTTTTCAACCTGGCGGTGTGTTGCTACCGGGAGGTATTGTGACACTTCCCAGACCTTAA
- the LOC126752833 gene encoding vacuolar fusion protein MON1 homolog A — MDIEPPTNYSDSASMQSNSEYSDAECEPHTEDNEYFQDTEREHNEVGHSIISEIREGLTPGQDTINGVNEITNKNSSTIDNVHKSISAESLPISNSTSTISGEIVNSLGAVSVDDGDENQFDYMHDNVWREQKKHIFILSEAGKPIYSLHGNEDKLATLFGVIQALVSFVQHGQDAITSIHARGIKFVFLVRNTLILVAASRSNMSVPQLQLQLSDVYNQILSTLTNKHVTRIFEKRKNFDLRRSLAGSERLIYHLLSNDSSNKRVTNNVFTFLTNSIRVLPLPTTVRSSIVSGIQSNCSKIKDLVFAVLIANNKLISLVRMKKYSIHPADLRLIFNLIECSESFKTSENWTPICLPKFDMNGYLYAHVSYLTDDCQACLLLLSVDPNVFFTLSDAKRRITDKLRSTKCLDAISKEIEKPTNGGLNLNIIGIPELRHFLYKPKTAAQLLCSELVPPYTTLNEFERLEGIYCDLLHRIHNNSRPLKLIYEVREHEVVLAWVTAAYELYAVFEPLVDKCAVIKNVDKLIKWIEKEYDVFFIRNHPTF; from the exons ATGGACATAGAACCGCCCACAAATTACTCGGATTCAGCGTCGATGCAATCGAATTCTGAATACTCGGACGCTGAATGTGAACCCCATACAGAAGACAACGAATATTTCCAAGATACAGAGCGCGAACACAACGAGGTTGGTCATAGTATTATAAGTGAAATACGTGAAGGTTTAACACCAGGACAAGACACAATTAATGGTGTAAATGAAATCACCAACAAAAACTCTAGTACAATTGACAATGTACATAAGTCGATATCGGCAGAATCGCTACCCATTAGCAATAGCACCAGCACAATATCTGGTGAAATCGTGAACTCATTAGGGGCTGTAAGTGTCGACGATGgtgatgaaaaccaatttgACTATATGCATGACAATGTATGGCGTGAACAAAaaaagcatatatttatattgagcGAAGCTGGTAAGCCCATTTATTCCTTGCACGGCAACGAAGACAAATTAGCAACTTTATTCGGTGTTATACAAGCGCTGGTTAGCTTTGTACAACATGGACAAGACGCTATAACGTCTATACACGCGCGTGGCATTAAATTTGTATTCTTAGTGCGTAATACGCTAATACTCGTTGCGGCGTCACGTTCAAATATGAGTGTGCCACAGTTGCAACTGCAGTTGAG tgatGTATACAATCAAATACTTTCCACATTAACGAACAAGCATGTCACACGCATATTtgaaaaacgtaaaaattttgATCTGCGGCGTTCACTAGCTGGTAGCGAAAGATTAATCTATCATTTGCTCTCAAATGATAGCAGTAATAAGCGAG TGACCAACAATGTCTTCACATTTCTAACAAACTCCATTCGTGTACTACCTCTTCCGACGACGGTACGTTCAAGCATCGTTAGCGGTATACAAAGCAattgctcaaaaatcaaggacTTGGTATTTGCCGTGCTCATAGCTAATAATAAACTAATATCACTTGTGCGtatgaaaaaatattccatCCATCCAGCAGATTTGAG GCTAATCTTCAATCTTATCGAGTGCTCCGAATCCTTCAAAACCTCAGAAAATTGGACACCTATTTGTCTGCCGAAATTCGATATGAACGGTTATTTATATGCACATGTTTCCTATTTAACCGACGATTGCCAGGCGTGCCTTTTGTTGCTTTCAGTCGATCCCAATGTATTCTTTACGCTCTCCGATGCCAAGCGACGCATAACGGATAAATTGCGTTCGACAAAGTGTCTGGACGCGATTAGTAAAGAAATTGAGAAACCTACTAATGGcggtttaaatttaaacattatTGGCATACCTGAACTGCGACATTTTCTCTATAAACCTAAAACGGCAGCGCAACTGCTCTGCTCCGAACTTGTACCACCATATACTACACTGAACGAATTTGAACGTTTGGAAGGCATATATTGTGATTTACTGCATCGCATACACAACAACTCGCGACCGCTTAAATTAATTTACGAGGTGCGCGAACATGAAGTGGTCTTGGCATGGGTAACAGCAGCATATGAATTGTATGCGGTATTCGAACCGTTGGTGGATAAGTGTGCAGTGATAAAAAATGTCGACAAGTTGATTAAGTGGATCGAAAAGGAATATGATGTATTTTTCATACGAAACCATCCGACCTTCTGA